Genomic window (Nymphaea colorata isolate Beijing-Zhang1983 chromosome 1, ASM883128v2, whole genome shotgun sequence):
CATTCATCATCGGCTATTagcaaggattttatttttagcTTATATCACTGGAAAGTGTATAAAATGCATGTCAATTGTATATAAGAAAAGGATGGTTGTAAGTAAATATCAAGTAAAGATTCATAAGTTCCAGTTTTCTTGAAACCATGCACAAATGGAGCTAGAGAGATCCCTTCACCCATGGAATCGGCAGAAAGTGGAAGGGCTTTAAGAACACAATTTCATAAGCACAGTAGCTGTTGCAACTCACAAAGGAGAAACGACTCGCCCTCCATTTTTGTCAACTTCTAGCCTTTGCTCAGCCCTAAATGAACTGTTGACTTCGACATATTAAATAAGATTTGATACCAACTGTTGAATCGAGTAGTTGAAACTTATAGCTGCATTAGTTAAAATTAGAATCCGCCATCGGACAGCGTAGACGtaggaagaaagagggagagagctcACCTCGGCTGAGACGTCCAAGTAGTAAGAAATTGACAAGTCAACGGAGATTTTGATTGGTAGATCGCACGACATGATGGCAACGGCGCTCATGGCGTCGATCAGCGTCGCCATGGCTCCTCTGCTCCACTTTCCCTCATCGTCCTGTCATCCCCAACAACCAAAACCGTGAGACACagagtgagcgagagagagagggagggagggagagcaTACAGTGAGTATTTTGGGCACGGGGAGAGAGCAGACGAAGCGGCCGGGCTCTGTACGATCGAATCTCAGGCCGGTGAGCGCGAGATACTCGTTTGTCCCCTCCCTCTCTGGCAGGCTTTTCATGGATTCTAGCCACATCCTCGCTCTCTCCACCGCGTCTTCAGCTCCTGAACGCATACTTCTTCTTCGCCGCTCGACTCCTCTGTCCTCTTCCTTTCGTCCTTTCTTCTGCTGCACAGCATCAAAGGCTATTGATACGACGAAAAATGACAGGCATTAAAACAGCAGTCTCGCCCTCCCCACATTAAGAAAAGTTGTCCAAATCCTTCGGTTTCCCTCTGCAGCAGGGGCGGGATCAAAGGACGAGGAATAACCGCAGGGGAAACGCCGGAACCGTAATGGCGGAACAACTTCTACACAAAAAATGGCGGTAATCGTCCGtcgctgaagaagaagaagacgctGTTGGGACTTTACAACCAGTTGTCGGTGAGTTCCCACATGGTTTAGCATATGTGCACGTGAATGGTATGGCTTAGTACACTCCTAGTTTATTAGTTTAGTGGAGCAGTTGTGGAAATTAATAATAAGTTATTAATTTGTTCATGATTAGAAGCAACTAAGAAGTTAACCTCTGCTAATGCAAGTGGCAAAGTCATCCCTGCTTTTGATTTAGTGTCAGAGTAGTGTTGGCGTCAAATTTGCTAATTAAAGCAAAATATTCCTTCCCATGAGATGACATAGATTACAGTagaaagaatggaaaataatGAGTTAATAGAATGACATACAGGTAATTTCAGATTCGAATCTGAATCTCAATTCATAATTCGAacctgatttttatatttacattttaATCCCAAATCGATTTTTAAACTGAATCTGAGGCAAATTACAGTGTTAAACTACAACTTTCAAATTTTATGGACACTAGATATAGCTAGGATATTTGTTTATACTAAATTTGATTCGAAcctgaaattgaattcaaattcaaatctgactGAATGTTGActaaaatctaaatctaaatccgatccaaatcaaaGCCCCATTTGATGTTATTTTCTGATCCAATTTCATAAtcaaatgtcaaaatttttttccacctgatttttttttaaaaaaaaacggtTTAGTTGTATATCAGATCTAGATGGGATTTATTGGCATCATATCTTTGAACATACGCTACTAGGTtcactttttaaatttatggCTCCTTCATTCATGGCCGAACTGGTCACCTAACGGTCTGGCAGGGCAAAACCTTATTTTCAGTGGAATCGTTCCTTCTAGGAATCATTTTCCCGAAGAAGACTAATGCTCTCATCAAGTTTTGCCTTGGCCATAACAACTTCACGATGTGACGATGGGCATGCAACAGGACCTCAAATGGAGTCATTATGTTGCGTATATTGTTGATCTGACTCAAGCTCAATACGAATCTGGCGAAGATGAATACACACTGAAACCACAGGCTTGACAGGATGATGACCCTTGCAGTGTGGTTTTTGGTTATGatattttcttgaatttgatATCTTCAAGTAACTGCTGATCATTCGATTCTCTCCAAAGTTCTCATGTGCATGTAGATATCAATGCAGTTGACAACTCTTTTGTGTTGAAGCCATGAGGGATACCGCCACACCAAGCAGGTTAAGTTTTTTGCAGATGGTCTTGTACCTTATACACTGCCCTTGGCCTGAGCTTGTTCTCTCTGAGAAAGGGTTTGGGTTCGGTTGATGAGCAGGTAAACGGTCTCTGTCATTTTTGGGCTTCTAGGGGTAAAGCCAAGTTGGCTCTTTATTGTATTGAATTCTGGTTCAAGTCTTGTTTTGCATCTGGTGCATGGCAATGCCGTTTAGTTGAAAGAGCACCGCAGTGTTACTATCGACAATGGCTTTTGAAGTAGTGCAATTCAACTTTTTCAGATAGAAGACCGCTAGATGCAGTTCCACAACGGATGGCAATTTCTTTCTGCCTGTTATAAGATCTGTTTCTAACAGAAGTTTTAGAACTGAGTTCTTTTTACACCACTGCATATTAAAGGCTCTCTAATTCGAAGGTGCGAGCTGCACAATGTTTGTGagtgaagaaaaagataattcagtaaactttatttcttttctaatattttctttttcaccatgGTTTTTatgttgaagcatgtaaagatgggTCTTGAAACCGGGTCGGGGTCTAGAgccgatccagcttgtagcccttgttgggccttacttaaagagttgtaaccctaatttctaaagtgaatgaagttttaagagagagagagagagagagagtctggcggctactGGGCACCAGACCttctcacccgtggttttttctccctctcgttgaaggttttccatgttacattcatgtttttctcgcttttactgtttctacatggtatcagagccgtgactagtttgtgaaaatttttgccGGCCGTGAAGTTCTAGCCCTGATCTTTCCATCGCTTGCTGTTCTTATTCCGCCGCGCTGCCGCCGCCTCCGCTTCCATTGTTGCTGCCGATTCCGGCTACTCTTGCTGCTGGTTTCTGGCTGCAGCCCAGCTCACGCCCGTCGTGCTCCATCGCCAGCGCAGCTCCGCCTTCTCTACTGTCGCCCTAAGTCCCCATCGCTCAGCATCTGTCAGCGCCTAGCGTCGTCCATCGCTCAACACTCACTGTCGCCCGCCATTTTGTGCTCCGTTGTTGTTGCCCGAGGCCTGTTATAAGATCTGTTTCTAACAGAAGTTTTAGAACCGAGTTCTTTTTACACCACTGCTTATTAAAGGCTCTCTAATTCGAAGGTGCGAGCTGCACAATGTTTGTGagtgaagaaaaagataattcagtaaactttatttcttttctaatattttctttttcaccatgGTTTTTATGTTGAAGTACGTAAAGATCGGTCTTGAAACCGGGTCTGGGTCTAGAgccgatccagcttgtagcccttgttgggccttacttaa
Coding sequences:
- the LOC116254267 gene encoding uncharacterized protein LOC116254267 isoform X3 — encoded protein: MRSGAEDAVERARMWLESMKSLPEREGTNEYLALTGLRFDRTEPGRFVCSLPVPKILTDDEGKWSRGAMATLIDAMSAVAIMSCDLPIKISVDLSISYYLDVSAEEEVEIESRALKHKGKLSAVVVDIRKKGTLEAVALGRQWMSMPRHLGARLRNRGSGYAGG